A stretch of the Candidatus Cloacimonadota bacterium genome encodes the following:
- the purD gene encoding phosphoribosylamine--glycine ligase, with amino-acid sequence MKVLIIGSGGREHALAAALAKDSHDISVAPGNAGIAREFDCLPLHSINEVLDWCKEAQPSFVLFGPEQPLAAGWADILEEAGIPCVGPGQAAARIESSKIFAKDLMARHHIPTASCRCFANPGAAREYITGKQKFPLVIKADGLAAGKGVTVAQTKEEAVQALAAFDSRIVVEEFLKGWEVSLFAVTDGESFKTTLFAQDHKQLLDGDAGPNTGGMGAYCPVSEAEPYRARIEDTIVGPILKAMRDEGCTYRGFLYCGLMITSEGPKVLEFNCRLGDPETQALLPLLKTSFTKVCQAVLTNRVNDLNLVWSGQSSVCVVLASKGYPGSYQKGFPISLPQNLNSLARFNGVDSSSAGLVTSGGRVMALVGLGTDVAEARREVYQDIETVNFEGKQYRGDIALRENVL; translated from the coding sequence TTGAAAGTTCTGATCATCGGCAGCGGCGGCCGCGAACACGCGCTGGCCGCGGCCTTGGCCAAAGATAGTCACGATATATCCGTCGCCCCGGGCAACGCCGGGATCGCGCGGGAGTTTGACTGCCTTCCCCTTCACTCGATCAACGAGGTGCTGGATTGGTGTAAAGAGGCCCAGCCCTCATTTGTGCTGTTTGGGCCCGAGCAACCTCTTGCCGCGGGTTGGGCGGATATTCTGGAAGAAGCGGGGATTCCCTGCGTGGGACCCGGCCAGGCTGCCGCCAGGATCGAGAGCAGCAAGATCTTCGCCAAGGACCTGATGGCCAGACACCACATCCCAACCGCTTCCTGCCGCTGTTTCGCCAATCCCGGCGCAGCCCGGGAATACATCACGGGCAAACAGAAATTTCCATTGGTGATCAAGGCGGACGGCCTGGCAGCGGGAAAAGGGGTGACCGTCGCGCAGACAAAAGAAGAGGCTGTGCAAGCTTTGGCGGCTTTTGACAGCAGAATCGTGGTGGAGGAGTTTCTCAAAGGTTGGGAAGTGTCGCTGTTCGCGGTGACCGACGGCGAAAGCTTCAAGACCACCCTGTTCGCGCAGGACCACAAACAACTGCTGGACGGCGATGCCGGGCCAAACACAGGCGGAATGGGAGCATATTGCCCGGTAAGCGAAGCGGAACCCTACCGCGCGCGGATCGAGGATACCATTGTCGGCCCCATTCTTAAAGCCATGCGGGATGAGGGCTGCACTTACCGTGGCTTTCTCTACTGCGGGTTGATGATCACATCCGAGGGACCCAAGGTGCTGGAATTCAACTGCCGCCTGGGCGATCCCGAAACCCAAGCCCTTCTACCCTTGCTGAAAACATCTTTTACCAAGGTTTGCCAAGCCGTTCTCACGAACCGGGTGAATGATCTGAACTTGGTTTGGAGCGGACAGAGCAGCGTGTGCGTCGTGCTGGCCTCAAAAGGCTATCCCGGCAGCTATCAGAAAGGTTTTCCCATCTCTTTACCCCAAAACCTTAACAGCCTCGCGCGTTTCAACGGTGTCGATTCCTCCTCTGCCGGACTGGTCACATCCGGGGGCAGGGTGATGGCGTTGGTGGGTTTGGGGACCGACGTGGCGGAAGCGCGCCGCGAAGTTTATCAGGACATCGAAACAGTCAACTTTGAAGGCAAACAATACCGTGGGGACATAGCCCTGCGCGAGAACGTTCTCTAA
- a CDS encoding DUF2851 family protein gives MEEKFLYHIWDAGHLLTPLKTVSGKNVQVSYQGQFNTARGPDFRNVIVNLDGEILRGDVEIQVNSYDWTAHEHHEDVYYNNVILHVVMNAGLQKYTIKENGEAIEILELKSQVSDEIRKLLQTPETASEEERSTYCDLLSAVDNDTLESILSAWGLRRFKNKARRFSAALLLSDFDQVLYEGMMEALGYDKNKHNLLSLAQAIPLNDIRAWQREGLSALELVAILCCSSGLLERCAKQLDARLAQLLTQAYERQSFFARRLQIDWQLFRIRPLSHPLYRIFAMASLIHKTSEQGLMEFFRERVLADKTDGKKIFQAFAGIFADAALPGTERLPRPGKGLVGNIYVNIFLPVSYMYCEKHSDTETRERIIRYYSEFPALQENHVTRFMCRYLSPAHMRAVNRKTLLQQGLMEIFHRYCRHHLCAECQAAKP, from the coding sequence GTGGAAGAGAAATTCCTCTATCACATCTGGGACGCGGGGCATCTGCTGACACCGCTGAAAACAGTGAGCGGCAAAAACGTTCAGGTGAGCTACCAGGGACAATTCAACACAGCCAGGGGCCCGGATTTCCGCAACGTGATCGTGAACCTGGACGGCGAGATCCTGCGCGGAGACGTGGAGATCCAAGTGAACAGCTACGACTGGACCGCGCACGAGCACCACGAGGATGTTTATTACAACAACGTGATCCTGCACGTGGTGATGAACGCCGGCCTGCAAAAATACACGATCAAGGAAAACGGCGAGGCGATCGAGATCCTGGAACTGAAAAGCCAGGTGAGCGACGAGATCCGCAAGCTGCTTCAAACGCCGGAAACCGCTTCCGAGGAAGAACGCAGCACCTACTGTGACCTGCTCTCCGCGGTGGATAATGACACTTTGGAAAGCATCCTCAGCGCCTGGGGCCTGCGGCGCTTCAAAAACAAGGCCCGGCGTTTCAGCGCGGCCCTGTTGCTGAGCGATTTTGACCAAGTGCTGTACGAAGGCATGATGGAAGCGCTGGGCTACGACAAGAACAAGCACAACCTGCTCAGCCTGGCGCAGGCGATCCCTCTGAACGACATCCGCGCCTGGCAGCGCGAAGGCCTCAGCGCTTTGGAACTGGTGGCGATCCTGTGCTGCAGCAGCGGCCTGCTCGAGCGTTGCGCCAAGCAACTGGACGCAAGGCTGGCCCAGCTTCTCACCCAGGCTTACGAGCGGCAATCCTTCTTCGCGCGGCGGCTGCAGATCGACTGGCAGCTGTTCCGCATCCGTCCGCTCAGCCATCCGCTTTACCGCATTTTCGCCATGGCCAGTTTGATCCATAAAACCTCGGAACAGGGGCTGATGGAGTTTTTCAGGGAAAGGGTGCTGGCGGACAAGACGGACGGCAAAAAAATTTTTCAGGCCTTTGCCGGGATCTTTGCCGACGCCGCTTTACCGGGCACTGAAAGACTGCCCCGGCCGGGAAAAGGACTGGTGGGCAACATCTATGTGAACATCTTCCTGCCGGTGAGCTACATGTATTGTGAAAAGCACTCCGACACCGAGACCCGGGAACGGATCATCCGCTACTACAGTGAATTCCCCGCCTTGCAGGAAAACCACGTGACCCGCTTCATGTGCCGCTACCTAAGCCCCGCGCATATGCGGGCCGTGAACCGCAAAACCTTGCTGCAGCAAGGACTGATGGAGATCTTTCATCGCTACTGCCGCCATCATCTCTGCGCCGAATGCCAGGCGGCCAAGCCTTGA
- a CDS encoding AMP-binding protein — protein sequence MLQLHHRFIQTARKQGKKIAVHDQATGKDFSYGRMLIASLILKESLAKIRGRYVGILLPTSVGCMLGVLGTLMNGKIPVMINYSTGAIENCLYAREKCSFKTILTSRKLLDKLNLEPIDHMIFVEDILSEVTIVDKLKAAALAKLPFAILKTLVHSGPESEVCVILFTSGSEKEPKAVQLTHLNISSNVEGACQVFDLHPEDVCISMLPLFHVFGLTINLWLPVILGNTMVAHPNPLEYQTISSLVRKYKVTYMAATPSFFYGYLQKSEPGDFASIRFAIAGADKLQDKVYEGFLKKHGIAIFEGYGTTETSPVISVNRPGAHKLGSIGKPLPGVRVRIEDINTGETLGPNLEGKILVKGELVMEGYLNDIEETSLRIRNGWYDTGDIGIIDSDGFLWHRGRLKRFVKVGGEMVSLVKVEDVLSHLLPEDVICCVVDIPNPTKGADVVAAVANGNFDMHKVLKQLKKELPSIAVPRQFYVIDDIPMMSSGKVNFREVEKICRTRSAEGEKK from the coding sequence ATGCTGCAACTGCATCACCGCTTTATACAAACGGCCAGGAAGCAGGGCAAAAAGATCGCGGTCCACGACCAGGCCACAGGGAAGGATTTCTCCTATGGCAGAATGCTCATCGCCTCTCTGATCCTGAAAGAAAGCCTGGCCAAGATCAGAGGCCGCTACGTGGGCATCCTGCTGCCCACTTCCGTGGGCTGCATGCTGGGCGTTCTGGGCACACTGATGAACGGCAAGATCCCCGTGATGATCAACTATTCCACCGGCGCGATCGAAAACTGCCTCTACGCCCGGGAAAAATGCAGCTTCAAGACCATCCTCACCAGCCGTAAGCTTCTGGACAAGCTCAATCTGGAGCCGATCGACCACATGATCTTCGTGGAGGATATCCTCTCCGAAGTTACGATCGTAGACAAGCTCAAGGCCGCGGCGCTTGCCAAACTGCCCTTCGCCATTCTGAAAACACTTGTGCACAGCGGCCCCGAGAGCGAAGTCTGCGTGATCCTCTTCACCAGCGGCAGCGAGAAAGAGCCCAAAGCCGTGCAGCTGACCCACCTCAATATCAGCAGCAACGTGGAGGGCGCTTGCCAGGTTTTCGATTTGCACCCGGAAGACGTCTGCATCAGCATGCTGCCCCTGTTCCACGTGTTTGGGCTCACCATCAATCTGTGGCTGCCTGTGATTTTGGGCAACACCATGGTCGCCCACCCCAATCCACTGGAATATCAGACCATCAGTTCCCTGGTGCGCAAATACAAGGTAACCTACATGGCGGCAACGCCTTCCTTCTTCTACGGTTATCTGCAGAAATCCGAGCCTGGCGATTTCGCCAGCATCCGCTTCGCCATAGCCGGTGCGGACAAGCTGCAGGATAAGGTCTACGAGGGCTTTCTGAAGAAGCACGGCATCGCCATTTTTGAGGGTTACGGCACCACGGAAACCTCTCCCGTGATCTCTGTGAACCGGCCTGGCGCCCACAAACTGGGCAGCATCGGCAAACCCCTGCCCGGGGTGAGGGTGCGCATCGAAGACATCAACACCGGCGAGACCCTTGGTCCCAACCTGGAAGGCAAGATCCTGGTGAAAGGCGAGCTGGTGATGGAAGGTTATCTGAACGATATTGAGGAAACCTCCCTGCGCATTCGCAACGGCTGGTATGACACCGGCGACATCGGCATCATCGATTCCGACGGCTTCCTCTGGCACCGGGGCCGGCTCAAACGCTTTGTGAAAGTTGGCGGGGAAATGGTTTCACTGGTAAAAGTGGAGGATGTGCTCAGCCATCTGCTGCCGGAAGACGTGATCTGCTGCGTGGTGGACATTCCCAATCCCACCAAGGGCGCGGATGTGGTGGCCGCGGTCGCCAATGGCAATTTCGACATGCACAAAGTGCTGAAACAGCTGAAGAAAGAGCTGCCCAGCATCGCCGTGCCACGCCAATTCTACGTGATAGACGATATCCCAATGATGTCCAGCGGCAAAGTGAACTTCCGCGAAGTGGAAAAGATCTGCCGCACACGCAGCGCGGAAGGGGAGAAAAAATAG
- a CDS encoding competence/damage-inducible protein A, with translation MHKSAIITIGNEILLGKTLNTNLAWLAGELALLGLPVEFSLTVKDEPEAIRQALQQAWGSCDVVVTTGGLGPTNDDITKREIAAFFGAELRFDPEIWDKVQQLFAARNLATPQINRNQALVPEGFTALPNLRGTAPGLFHEQSEKSFFAFAGVPLEMRHVFSTQAKPLLRQKYGSAEAIHQETLHTFGISESALAELLSGFAPLAEVSMAWLPQTGRVDLRFYGGDLSKVTASADNCLRLVGEHVWGRNADTPVSVLHGLLRLHKLTLTAAESCTGGLLQKMVTDQAGASDVFLGGVISYSNALKQSLLRVKPETLAENGAVSETCAREMAEGIKHLTESQTAISITGVAGPDGGTPQKPVGTVCFGFSVLNRAWSLTQTFNGDRESIRHKAAEFALLHLIKHLQGTRI, from the coding sequence ATGCACAAAAGCGCCATCATCACCATCGGCAACGAGATCCTGCTGGGCAAGACCCTCAACACCAATCTGGCCTGGCTGGCCGGCGAACTTGCCCTGCTGGGCCTGCCGGTGGAGTTTTCCCTCACGGTGAAAGACGAGCCAGAGGCCATCCGCCAGGCCCTCCAACAAGCTTGGGGAAGCTGCGACGTCGTTGTCACCACCGGCGGTTTGGGTCCCACGAATGACGATATCACCAAGCGCGAGATCGCCGCTTTCTTTGGGGCCGAACTGCGTTTCGATCCTGAAATCTGGGACAAGGTGCAACAGCTTTTCGCGGCCAGAAACCTGGCCACACCGCAGATCAACCGCAACCAGGCCCTGGTGCCGGAAGGTTTCACGGCCCTCCCCAATTTGCGGGGAACAGCGCCGGGACTCTTCCATGAACAGAGCGAAAAGAGCTTTTTCGCCTTTGCCGGCGTACCGCTGGAAATGAGGCATGTCTTTTCGACCCAGGCCAAACCGTTGTTGAGACAAAAATACGGCAGTGCAGAGGCCATCCACCAGGAAACCCTGCACACCTTCGGCATCTCCGAATCAGCTTTGGCAGAGCTTTTATCGGGCTTCGCGCCGCTGGCTGAAGTCAGCATGGCCTGGCTGCCCCAGACCGGCCGGGTGGACCTGAGATTTTACGGTGGCGACCTGAGCAAGGTAACGGCAAGCGCGGACAATTGCCTCAGGCTGGTTGGCGAACACGTTTGGGGCCGCAACGCAGATACGCCCGTGAGTGTTCTACACGGTCTGCTCCGGCTTCACAAGCTCACCCTTACCGCCGCGGAATCCTGCACCGGAGGCCTGTTGCAGAAAATGGTGACCGATCAGGCCGGGGCGTCCGATGTTTTCCTTGGTGGCGTGATCAGCTACTCCAACGCACTCAAGCAGAGCCTGCTGCGGGTGAAGCCTGAAACCCTGGCCGAAAACGGCGCGGTGAGCGAAACCTGCGCCCGGGAAATGGCTGAGGGAATAAAACACTTGACAGAATCCCAAACCGCCATTTCCATAACCGGAGTGGCTGGTCCGGATGGTGGCACCCCCCAAAAGCCGGTCGGGACCGTTTGTTTTGGTTTTTCAGTTTTAAACAGGGCGTGGAGCCTGACCCAAACCTTCAACGGAGACCGGGAATCCATCCGGCACAAGGCAGCGGAATTCGCTCTGCTTCACCTGATCAAACATTTGCAAGGAACCAGGATTTGA
- a CDS encoding SEL1-like repeat protein gives MRNILLTLLCLMLSALLLGQVTYSEAILAAANSGNPEGQFQLGMCYQDGLGVEKDLAEAVKWYTLAAGQGHPGAQTNLAYCHYNGIGTEIDKQQAVEWFRRAANQNVNAAQYGLGVCYFNGEGVTQNQREAVKWYDLAAAGGNVNAIYSLARCYYDGTGVTQDKAAAVSFFRQAADKNHIPAINDLAYCYKFGEGVEANANEAAAWYAKAAAAGDAFAQYNLAQAYATGEGMTQNTENALKWYRSAADQNYPEAHYQLALNYMSGPDRNAGEAIKWLTSAAELGHREAQFMLGQIYFSGEMIPKDMTEGAKWYLRAADQGHPGAQYEIGNCYAFGEGVTENAYEAFFWYSLAAANGETDAEQARGLLSSMFTPQDIDNLLLRAESWYSQHYSE, from the coding sequence ATGCGTAATATATTACTTACTCTGCTGTGCCTGATGCTCTCAGCGCTCCTGCTTGGACAGGTTACATACAGCGAAGCCATACTTGCCGCGGCGAACAGTGGCAACCCTGAAGGCCAGTTTCAGCTTGGCATGTGCTATCAGGACGGCCTGGGCGTGGAAAAAGACCTTGCCGAAGCCGTTAAATGGTACACCTTGGCTGCCGGACAAGGCCATCCCGGCGCCCAAACCAATCTGGCATACTGCCATTACAACGGTATCGGAACCGAAATCGACAAACAACAGGCCGTGGAATGGTTCCGCCGCGCGGCAAACCAGAATGTGAATGCCGCCCAATACGGCTTGGGCGTTTGCTATTTCAACGGTGAGGGGGTAACCCAAAACCAGCGTGAAGCCGTTAAATGGTACGATCTGGCCGCCGCAGGGGGCAACGTGAACGCCATTTACAGCCTCGCCCGCTGCTACTATGACGGCACCGGGGTCACTCAGGACAAAGCCGCCGCCGTGAGCTTTTTCCGTCAGGCTGCCGACAAAAATCACATCCCCGCCATCAACGACCTCGCCTATTGCTATAAATTCGGCGAAGGGGTGGAAGCCAATGCCAATGAAGCCGCGGCCTGGTATGCCAAAGCCGCCGCCGCGGGTGACGCGTTCGCCCAATACAACCTGGCCCAGGCCTACGCCACTGGCGAAGGGATGACCCAGAACACGGAAAATGCCCTCAAGTGGTACCGCAGCGCGGCGGACCAGAATTATCCCGAAGCGCATTATCAGCTTGCCCTGAACTATATGAGCGGACCCGACCGCAATGCCGGGGAAGCCATCAAGTGGCTCACCAGCGCTGCCGAACTGGGGCACCGCGAAGCCCAGTTCATGCTTGGCCAGATCTATTTCAGCGGTGAAATGATCCCCAAGGACATGACCGAAGGCGCCAAATGGTATCTCCGCGCCGCTGACCAGGGACATCCCGGCGCCCAGTATGAGATCGGCAACTGTTATGCCTTTGGCGAAGGCGTTACCGAAAATGCCTACGAAGCCTTCTTCTGGTATTCCCTGGCTGCCGCCAACGGCGAAACCGACGCCGAACAGGCCCGTGGACTGCTTTCCTCGATGTTCACCCCCCAGGATATCGACAATCTGCTCCTCCGGGCGGAATCTTGGTACAGCCAACACTATTCTGAATGA
- a CDS encoding class II aldolase/adducin family protein produces the protein MPELLEELRAVAEQINLRGWAEANAGNVSVNVSAEATELFGGDFAWYLVSRGGSRYRQMASDPLSQMLLVRVDRTGEKHFPVEARPTSEWGCHKLLQRHFLDTGRPDKVVLHAHPSSIVLLSQLDVYQDESALNSLLRDALAELELFLPEGIATPASAPPGSQELAEKSLGTIKQHKALIWQGHGLVCTGISPNAALDHLEVVEKAATIALYKFFLTKTAP, from the coding sequence ATGCCAGAGCTTCTGGAAGAACTGCGCGCCGTGGCGGAGCAGATAAATCTGCGCGGCTGGGCCGAAGCCAACGCGGGCAATGTCTCCGTGAACGTGAGCGCCGAGGCCACCGAACTGTTCGGAGGCGATTTCGCTTGGTATCTTGTCTCCCGCGGAGGCAGCCGCTATCGCCAGATGGCCAGCGACCCACTCTCTCAGATGCTGCTGGTGCGTGTGGACAGAACGGGTGAAAAACACTTTCCCGTGGAAGCCAGGCCAACCTCGGAATGGGGTTGCCACAAACTGCTGCAGAGGCATTTTTTGGATACCGGCCGACCCGACAAAGTTGTGTTGCACGCCCATCCCAGCAGCATCGTGCTGCTCAGCCAGTTGGATGTGTACCAGGATGAATCGGCCCTGAACTCTTTGCTGAGAGATGCTTTGGCCGAACTTGAACTTTTCCTGCCGGAGGGGATCGCCACACCCGCCTCAGCCCCTCCCGGCTCACAAGAATTGGCGGAAAAAAGCCTCGGGACCATCAAACAACACAAAGCCCTCATTTGGCAGGGACACGGACTGGTATGCACCGGGATTTCACCCAACGCCGCGCTCGACCATCTGGAAGTGGTGGAAAAGGCCGCCACCATTGCGCTGTACAAATTTTTCTTGACGAAAACGGCCCCCTGA
- a CDS encoding transglycosylase domain-containing protein, whose translation MKRKRNWLVRLLRVILFAHLGFWAIIAIFCLLYSFINPPLTPLMLQRLLVRGYDWHKREYIELEDIPQRTVKMTISLEDANYYEHFGFEWDMIQKAWKRNQQDGEIRFGASTISNQVARTIFLTTDRNYLRKYLEAQVTLLMEALMSKDRMLELYLNYVEWGQGIYGIETAALHYYGRSCPELSKDQAMRLISILSNPVDFSPQTYSSSRSARQRYRMLQRYY comes from the coding sequence ATCCTCTTTGCCCACCTGGGTTTCTGGGCGATCATCGCCATTTTCTGCCTACTCTACAGCTTCATCAACCCACCCCTCACCCCGCTGATGCTGCAGCGCCTGCTGGTGCGCGGATACGACTGGCACAAGCGTGAATACATCGAGCTGGAGGACATTCCCCAGCGCACGGTGAAGATGACCATTTCCCTGGAAGACGCCAATTATTACGAGCATTTCGGTTTCGAGTGGGACATGATCCAAAAAGCGTGGAAGCGCAACCAGCAAGACGGTGAGATCCGCTTCGGGGCAAGCACCATCAGCAACCAGGTGGCCAGAACCATCTTCCTGACCACAGACCGCAACTATCTGCGCAAGTATCTGGAGGCGCAGGTGACGCTGCTGATGGAAGCGCTGATGAGCAAGGACAGGATGCTGGAACTGTATCTGAACTATGTGGAATGGGGCCAGGGCATCTACGGCATCGAGACTGCCGCGCTTCACTATTACGGCAGAAGTTGCCCGGAGCTGAGCAAAGACCAGGCGATGCGGCTGATCAGCATTCTCAGCAATCCGGTGGACTTCAGCCCCCAAACCTACAGCAGCTCGCGCTCCGCGCGGCAGCGTTACCGGATGCTGCAAAGATACTATTAA
- the proS gene encoding proline--tRNA ligase, with protein MSKKERTAIEPTRADNYAEWYQQVIRAADLAENSEVRGCMVIKPWGYAIWENIQKFLDEMFRETGHRNAYFPIFIPKSYFEKEAEHVEGFAKECAVVTHSRLEDDGKGGLKPAGELAEPYIVRPTSETIIGASFAKWVNSYRDLPLLINQWANIVRWEMRTRLFLRTTEFLWQEGHTVHESEAEAMDETLKMLDVYAKFAQDYLAIPVIKGEKTEGEKFPGAVNTYCIEAMMQDRKALQSGTSHFLGQNFAQASNIRFQNREGEFQHAWTTSWGVSTRLIGALIMAHSDDNGLVLPPKIAPSHIAIIPIYRDEEEHAAVMALASSINEAFKHTDFEGVRVYTELDDRELTSSERNWHWIKKGIPLRIEIGPRDVASNTVMVARRDQGPREKQSVAVENVVEYCLQALSTMQRNILERALRFREENTVSIDGKDAFYAWFTPKNSAQPEIHGGFALAHWCGNSACEEKIKDDLKVTIRCIPFDTEPETGNCVCCGEPSERRVIFAKSY; from the coding sequence ATGAGCAAGAAAGAACGCACGGCGATAGAGCCGACGCGCGCTGATAACTACGCGGAGTGGTATCAGCAGGTGATCAGGGCAGCCGACCTGGCTGAAAACAGCGAGGTGCGCGGCTGCATGGTGATCAAGCCCTGGGGCTACGCGATCTGGGAAAACATCCAGAAGTTTCTGGACGAAATGTTCCGGGAAACGGGACACCGCAATGCCTATTTTCCGATCTTCATTCCCAAGAGTTATTTTGAAAAGGAAGCCGAGCACGTGGAAGGCTTTGCCAAAGAGTGCGCGGTGGTTACCCACAGCCGGTTGGAAGACGACGGCAAAGGCGGCTTGAAGCCAGCCGGAGAGCTCGCGGAGCCTTATATCGTTCGTCCCACCAGCGAAACGATCATTGGCGCTTCCTTCGCCAAATGGGTCAATTCCTACCGCGATCTGCCTCTGCTGATCAACCAGTGGGCAAACATCGTGCGCTGGGAAATGCGCACCCGCCTCTTTCTGCGCACAACGGAATTTCTCTGGCAGGAAGGCCACACCGTGCATGAATCCGAAGCTGAAGCGATGGACGAGACCCTTAAGATGCTGGATGTTTATGCCAAATTCGCGCAGGATTATCTGGCCATTCCGGTGATCAAGGGCGAAAAAACCGAAGGCGAGAAGTTTCCCGGCGCTGTGAACACCTATTGCATCGAAGCCATGATGCAGGACCGGAAAGCCCTGCAATCCGGCACGTCCCACTTTCTGGGGCAGAATTTCGCCCAAGCCTCAAACATCCGTTTTCAAAACAGGGAGGGCGAATTCCAGCACGCCTGGACAACCTCCTGGGGCGTGTCCACCCGGCTGATCGGTGCTTTGATCATGGCCCACAGCGATGACAACGGCCTGGTGCTGCCACCCAAGATCGCCCCTTCACACATCGCCATCATCCCCATCTACCGGGATGAAGAGGAACACGCCGCCGTGATGGCCCTGGCCAGCAGCATCAACGAAGCTTTCAAGCATACAGATTTTGAAGGAGTGCGGGTTTACACCGAACTCGACGACCGCGAACTCACTTCCAGCGAGCGCAACTGGCACTGGATCAAGAAAGGGATCCCGCTGCGGATCGAGATCGGACCCCGTGATGTGGCCTCCAACACTGTCATGGTGGCCCGCCGCGACCAGGGACCCCGCGAAAAGCAATCCGTGGCCGTGGAAAATGTGGTAGAATACTGTCTGCAAGCGCTCAGCACCATGCAGCGGAACATTTTGGAACGAGCCCTGCGCTTCCGCGAGGAAAACACCGTCAGCATCGACGGCAAGGACGCCTTTTACGCCTGGTTCACCCCGAAAAACAGCGCGCAGCCTGAGATCCACGGCGGCTTCGCCCTGGCCCACTGGTGCGGAAACAGCGCTTGCGAGGAAAAGATCAAGGATGACCTGAAGGTAACGATCCGCTGCATTCCCTTCGACACCGAGCCGGAAACCGGCAACTGCGTCTGCTGCGGTGAGCCTTCCGAACGCCGGGTGATCTTTGCCAAGTCCTATTAA